Proteins encoded within one genomic window of Ideonella dechloratans:
- a CDS encoding LysR family transcriptional regulator, translating to MRADLRQLQALVAIADQGTLGRAADALHCSPSALSMQLSALEARIGQVLTQRTGRGLRLSAEGERLLPAARDTVQAAERFAQLARAAPVDGQPTPAVPVVVGTILDPPAIRLGEFLRAVRERGPQLHPELRHGISGSVLREVQDGRVDLGFFLGEVEGPGWRVQTLAPVRYVVVAPRGWQSRLEGRQWEDLATLPWIDTPRESVHHALLRPVFGGRARATVARVDQEASMLDLVRAGFGLSLAREAVALREAHVGGLAVSREHRLDTTLSLGALDRQDDPARAAALDTLFDAAAAVWRSGP from the coding sequence ATGCGTGCCGACCTGCGCCAGCTCCAGGCCCTGGTGGCCATCGCCGACCAGGGCACGCTCGGCCGGGCCGCCGACGCGCTGCATTGCAGCCCCTCGGCCCTGTCCATGCAGCTCTCCGCGCTGGAGGCCCGCATCGGCCAGGTGCTGACCCAGCGCACGGGCCGCGGCCTGCGCCTGAGTGCCGAGGGTGAGCGCCTGCTGCCGGCGGCGCGCGACACGGTGCAGGCCGCCGAGCGCTTCGCCCAGTTGGCCCGTGCCGCGCCGGTGGATGGCCAGCCCACCCCGGCCGTGCCGGTGGTGGTGGGCACCATCCTGGATCCGCCGGCCATCCGGCTGGGCGAATTCCTGCGCGCCGTGCGCGAACGCGGCCCGCAGCTGCACCCGGAGCTGCGCCACGGCATCTCGGGCAGCGTGCTGCGCGAGGTGCAGGACGGGCGGGTGGATCTGGGCTTCTTCCTGGGCGAGGTGGAGGGGCCCGGCTGGCGGGTGCAGACCCTGGCCCCGGTGCGCTACGTGGTGGTGGCCCCGCGCGGCTGGCAGTCGCGGCTGGAGGGCCGGCAGTGGGAGGACCTGGCCACCCTGCCCTGGATCGACACGCCCAGGGAATCGGTGCACCACGCGCTGCTGCGGCCGGTCTTCGGTGGGCGCGCCCGCGCCACCGTCGCCCGGGTGGACCAGGAGGCCTCGATGCTGGATCTGGTGCGCGCCGGCTTCGGCCTGAGCCTGGCGCGGGAGGCGGTGGCCCTGCGCGAGGCCCATGTGGGCGGGCTGGCCGTCTCCCGCGAACACCGCCTGGACACCACGCTGTCCCTGGGCGCCCTGGACCGCCAGGACGACCCGGCCCGGGCTGCCGCCCTGGACACCCTGTTCGACGCCGCCGCCGCCGTCTGGCGCAGCGGCCCCTGA
- a CDS encoding MarC family protein — protein sequence MDLIKPLIALLAIVNPIGAVPFFIHFTQGLTPQERRRTIRVSSLTAFAVIAVSAIAGLKIIAFFGISVASFQVGGGMLLLVSSLNMLNAKPGESRPGDVDQGRAKAESGASVAVVPLGIPLLTGPATISTMVIYAEKTRTFWEHAVLVGYGVVIGAATFLAFSAAGRIARVLGQTGINVMVRLMGLILAAMAVELLADGLGVLFPVLASHGR from the coding sequence ATGGACCTGATCAAGCCCCTGATTGCGCTGCTGGCGATCGTCAACCCGATCGGGGCAGTGCCGTTTTTCATCCACTTCACGCAGGGCCTGACGCCCCAGGAGCGGCGGCGCACGATCCGGGTCAGCTCGCTGACCGCCTTCGCGGTCATCGCCGTCAGCGCCATCGCGGGCTTGAAGATCATCGCCTTCTTCGGCATCTCGGTGGCGTCCTTCCAGGTGGGCGGCGGCATGCTGCTGCTGGTCTCCTCGCTGAACATGCTGAACGCCAAACCGGGCGAGAGCCGTCCCGGCGATGTGGACCAGGGGCGCGCGAAGGCCGAGTCCGGGGCCTCGGTGGCGGTGGTGCCGCTGGGCATCCCTCTGCTGACCGGCCCGGCCACCATCTCGACCATGGTGATCTACGCCGAGAAGACCCGCACCTTCTGGGAGCACGCGGTGCTGGTGGGCTATGGCGTGGTGATCGGCGCGGCCACGTTTCTCGCCTTTTCGGCCGCCGGTCGCATCGCCCGGGTGCTGGGCCAGACCGGCATCAACGTGATGGTGCGGCTGATGGGCCTGATCCTGGCGGCCATGGCGGTGGAGCTGCTGGCCGACGGGCTGGGTGTGCTCTTCCCGGTGCTGGCCTCGCACGGCCGCTGA
- a CDS encoding RNA recognition motif domain-containing protein, whose product MGNKLYVGNLAYSVRDDSLQQAFAEFGNVTSAKVMMDRETGRSKGFGFVEMGSDAEAQAAINGMNGQPLEGRNIVVNEARPREERPGGFGGGGSRGGFGGGGGGRSPYGGGGYGGGGGRSPYGGGGRSGGGGGRGGY is encoded by the coding sequence ATGGGAAACAAGCTTTACGTCGGCAACCTCGCCTACAGCGTGCGCGACGATTCCCTGCAACAAGCGTTCGCCGAATTCGGCAACGTCACCTCTGCCAAGGTGATGATGGACCGTGAAACCGGTCGTTCCAAGGGCTTCGGCTTTGTGGAAATGGGCTCGGACGCTGAAGCCCAGGCCGCCATCAACGGCATGAACGGTCAGCCCCTGGAAGGCCGCAACATCGTGGTCAACGAGGCCCGTCCCCGTGAAGAGCGTCCGGGCGGCTTCGGCGGCGGCGGCAGCCGCGGCGGCTTCGGTGGCGGCGGCGGTGGTCGCAGCCCCTACGGCGGCGGCGGCTACGGCGGCGGCGGTGGTCGCAGCCCCTACGGCGGCGGTGGCCGCAGTGGCGGCGGCGGTGGCCGCGGCGGCTACTGA